From one Flavobacteriales bacterium genomic stretch:
- a CDS encoding RNA-binding S4 domain-containing protein, translating to MRIDKFLWCVRLFKTRSLATDAVRREQVQVNSRVVKPSVEVKPGDRIALREPPIWRSWEILVMPASRVGARLVPTLMTERTDFADLEKLEMARLVKAQNRPAGEGRPTKRDRRDIERFTGE from the coding sequence ATGCGCATCGACAAATTCCTCTGGTGCGTGCGCCTCTTCAAGACACGCAGCCTCGCCACCGATGCCGTGCGCCGCGAGCAGGTGCAGGTGAACAGCCGCGTGGTGAAGCCTTCCGTGGAGGTGAAACCCGGCGACCGGATCGCCCTGCGCGAGCCCCCGATCTGGCGCAGCTGGGAGATTCTGGTAATGCCTGCATCGCGGGTGGGCGCCAGGCTGGTGCCGACGCTCATGACCGAGCGCACCGACTTCGCCGACTTGGAGAAACTCGAAATGGCGCGCCTGGTGAAGGCGCAGAACCGTCCGGCAGGGGAAGGCCGACCCACGAAACGCGACCGCCGCGACATCGAGCGCTTCACGGGCGAGTGA
- a CDS encoding PDZ domain-containing protein yields MFKTFLFLPLASVIGMQQEPQVPVPDRKVRIEVVTTENGETKRVTKEFDATDDAQVQEALRELGVLNQMKLGPGERDITIDIRGFGDGDDGDVFMRMAPMAPNAPMPPDAPMAFIGEPKAYLGVSTRNLNDDDKKGKSPVKQGAVVIEVVEETPAAELGLKEGDIIVELDDKAVDGPESLVELVRSHKPGDEVKVEWLRAGKAMKGSAKLAERKSESYAFRFDGESLKELEKLGELQELRELGKLGEMGSWTSEKRAFLGVTPGEDDDEQEGVMIGSVEEGSAAEKMGLKAGDRITAINGEAVADFDALAERIRVMKPGDQVTVNAQRDGQAQEHTGALGEREMRAYFKGHDGMHGFHWNGSDEGSREELRREMDQLRREMDELRRELGKDIRREVRVRVEARKLSEEEKAVLRKKGVAVDNELPLEGLRAFPNPSNGFFRVQFDRPERGDLTVDVHDAKGERVYQERIVGFKGRYERTLDLSDQASGSYFMVIGQGGRTATVKLVKE; encoded by the coding sequence ATGTTCAAGACCTTCCTCTTCCTTCCGCTGGCTTCTGTGATCGGCATGCAGCAAGAGCCGCAGGTGCCGGTGCCCGACCGCAAGGTGCGCATCGAGGTGGTGACCACCGAGAACGGCGAGACCAAGCGCGTGACCAAGGAGTTCGACGCCACGGACGATGCCCAGGTGCAGGAGGCCCTGCGCGAATTGGGGGTCCTCAACCAGATGAAGCTCGGCCCCGGCGAGCGCGACATCACCATCGACATCCGTGGCTTCGGTGATGGCGACGACGGTGATGTCTTCATGCGCATGGCGCCCATGGCGCCGAACGCACCCATGCCGCCCGATGCGCCCATGGCCTTCATCGGTGAGCCCAAGGCCTACTTGGGCGTGAGCACGCGCAACCTGAACGACGACGACAAGAAGGGCAAGTCACCGGTGAAGCAAGGAGCCGTGGTGATCGAAGTGGTGGAGGAGACCCCTGCCGCGGAACTGGGATTGAAAGAGGGCGACATCATCGTTGAATTGGACGACAAGGCCGTGGATGGTCCGGAAAGCCTTGTGGAGCTGGTGCGCTCGCACAAGCCCGGTGACGAGGTGAAGGTGGAGTGGCTCCGTGCCGGCAAGGCCATGAAGGGGAGCGCGAAGCTGGCCGAGCGGAAGTCCGAGTCGTATGCCTTCCGATTCGATGGCGAGTCGTTGAAGGAATTGGAGAAGCTCGGTGAGTTGCAGGAGCTCCGTGAACTGGGAAAGCTGGGCGAGATGGGCTCATGGACCAGCGAGAAGCGAGCCTTCCTCGGCGTAACGCCCGGGGAGGACGATGATGAGCAGGAAGGCGTGATGATCGGCAGCGTGGAAGAGGGAAGCGCCGCGGAGAAGATGGGCTTGAAGGCCGGTGACCGCATCACGGCGATCAACGGCGAGGCCGTGGCCGACTTCGATGCCTTGGCCGAGCGCATCCGCGTGATGAAGCCCGGCGATCAGGTCACCGTGAACGCTCAGCGCGACGGACAGGCGCAGGAGCACACGGGCGCGCTCGGCGAGCGCGAGATGCGTGCCTACTTCAAGGGCCATGACGGCATGCACGGCTTCCACTGGAATGGCAGCGATGAAGGCTCGCGCGAGGAACTGCGCCGTGAGATGGACCAATTGCGCCGCGAGATGGATGAATTGCGCCGTGAGCTGGGCAAGGACATCCGCCGCGAAGTGCGCGTGCGCGTGGAGGCCAGGAAGCTGAGCGAGGAGGAGAAGGCCGTGCTGCGCAAGAAAGGCGTGGCGGTTGACAACGAGCTTCCGCTGGAGGGCCTGCGCGCCTTCCCGAACCCGAGCAACGGCTTCTTCCGCGTGCAGTTCGATCGGCCCGAGCGCGGAGACCTGACCGTTGACGTGCACGATGCCAAGGGCGAGCGCGTGTACCAGGAGCGCATCGTGGGCTTCAAGGGTCGCTACGAGCGCACCCTCGACCTCAGCGACCAGGCCAGTGGCAGCTACTTCATGGTGATCGGGCAAGGAGGCCGAACGGCTACGGTGAAGCTGGTGAAAGAGTGA
- a CDS encoding phage holin family protein produces the protein MNVLLRILIGTIAVLVADLLLRGVTLGDMETTNGLLTAILTAAVLALLNAFVRPILILFTLPITLVSLGLFLLVINAGLVMLADNLIPGFEISAPRFWWALGFSLIVSIVQGLLSRMDRKPSEGKA, from the coding sequence ATGAATGTCCTGCTTCGCATCCTCATCGGCACCATCGCGGTGCTGGTGGCCGACCTGCTCCTGCGCGGGGTCACCCTCGGCGATATGGAAACCACGAATGGCCTGCTCACCGCCATCCTCACCGCCGCCGTGCTGGCCCTGCTCAACGCATTCGTTCGGCCCATCCTCATCCTCTTCACCCTGCCCATCACCCTGGTGAGCCTTGGGCTCTTCCTCCTGGTGATCAATGCCGGATTGGTGATGCTCGCGGATAACCTCATTCCCGGCTTCGAGATCAGTGCACCGCGCTTCTGGTGGGCCTTGGGCTTCAGCCTCATCGTGTCCATCGTGCAAGGCCTGCTCAGCCGCATGGACCGCAAGCCGTCCGAAGGGAAGGCCTGA
- a CDS encoding S8 family serine peptidase, whose product MNRFLTLGLSATLLIGTASAQLNDTEYIPGDLLVMTQPGADPYAIARDLSTIDDQPTGMQVVEEVSTEMRAWLLHFDPALQTQWAMLRAVKEHPGILLAQNNHVVKERIVPNDAQYGQVWHHQNIDSEAAWDITTGGVTATGDTIVVCIIENADLTHPDLAANAWLNYDEIPGNGIDDDGNQYVDDRRGWNTPNNNDNVYSGSHGTQCAGMVGAVGNNSLGVVGANWNVKMMPVNYGGTSESAVVAAYTYPLRMRRLYASSNGDRGAFVVATSASWGIDGGQPSNSPMWCAMFDTLGTAGILNCGATANNAVNVDVVGDLPTACGSDFMISVTATDVNDTRTFSAWGLTTIDVGAPGSSVRTTSIGGGYGNTSGTSFATPLTAGVIGLMYSAPCPSLMGLVNADPVQGALYIRTKLFEGVEQVGNLPNNTVTGGRISSGNSLQLIMNECSSCPAPFGGQATRQGSDGTYTWVSSASLFTVRYRAVGTTDWTVISNVDEATVTVSGLDPCLAYEFQAEAECSGEFSGFSQTTVLQGPPSTPPAITPSGFTTFCAGSPFTLTSSIANDISWSSGQTSASISPTESGTYTVTFDNGCGTLTSAPVEVTVLEAPAAPTSNNVQLPGPGTATLNATGSNITWYDAPAGGNAVGSGNSWETPIVNATTSFWCSAATTNGVVSSYGAKTNNTTSGQYHTNSNNYQLFTANQLFSIRSVKVYANAAGNRTIALVDGGGNVIQQGTFSIPNGESRVNLNFTVPGPGNYGLRLTGNTVGLWRDGVGSAQAYPYALGAFGSMTGSTATGGNATAYYYFFYDWEVSLPYVACESDRVQVTVELPQGVDEQAAGGVRIFPHPADRDFFVDVTGEWAQGRLSFELIDATGRRVLTKRIDNGRATITTALLANGIYGYRIMRDGEPLRAGRIIVEHLY is encoded by the coding sequence ATGAACCGTTTCCTGACCCTTGGCCTATCGGCCACCCTCCTCATCGGCACGGCGAGCGCCCAGCTGAACGATACCGAGTACATCCCCGGCGACCTGCTGGTGATGACCCAGCCCGGCGCCGACCCTTACGCCATTGCCCGCGACCTCTCGACCATCGACGATCAGCCCACCGGCATGCAGGTGGTCGAAGAGGTGAGCACCGAGATGCGCGCCTGGCTCCTGCACTTTGATCCCGCGCTGCAGACCCAGTGGGCCATGCTGCGCGCCGTGAAAGAGCACCCCGGCATCCTGCTCGCCCAGAACAACCACGTGGTGAAGGAGCGCATCGTGCCCAACGATGCCCAGTACGGTCAGGTGTGGCACCACCAGAACATCGACAGCGAAGCGGCATGGGACATCACCACCGGCGGTGTCACGGCCACGGGCGATACCATCGTGGTCTGCATCATCGAGAACGCCGACCTCACCCACCCGGACCTCGCTGCCAACGCATGGCTCAATTACGATGAGATCCCCGGCAACGGCATCGACGACGACGGCAATCAGTACGTCGATGACCGCCGCGGCTGGAACACGCCCAACAACAACGACAACGTGTACAGCGGCAGCCACGGCACCCAATGCGCAGGCATGGTGGGCGCTGTGGGCAACAACAGCCTCGGCGTGGTGGGCGCCAATTGGAATGTGAAGATGATGCCCGTGAACTACGGCGGTACCAGCGAGAGCGCGGTGGTGGCAGCCTACACGTACCCTTTGCGCATGCGCCGGCTCTATGCCAGCAGCAACGGCGATCGCGGCGCCTTCGTGGTGGCCACCAGCGCCAGCTGGGGCATCGATGGCGGACAGCCTTCCAACTCGCCGATGTGGTGCGCCATGTTCGATACGCTCGGCACGGCGGGCATCCTGAACTGCGGCGCCACCGCCAACAATGCCGTGAACGTGGACGTGGTGGGCGATCTGCCAACGGCCTGCGGCAGTGACTTCATGATCAGCGTCACGGCCACGGACGTGAACGACACGCGCACCTTCAGCGCCTGGGGCCTCACCACCATCGACGTGGGCGCCCCGGGTTCCAGCGTGCGCACCACCAGCATCGGCGGCGGTTATGGCAACACCAGCGGCACCAGCTTCGCCACGCCGCTCACCGCAGGCGTCATCGGCCTCATGTACAGCGCGCCCTGCCCCAGCCTCATGGGCCTGGTGAACGCCGACCCCGTGCAAGGCGCCTTGTACATCCGCACCAAGCTCTTCGAGGGCGTGGAGCAGGTGGGCAATCTGCCGAACAACACCGTCACCGGCGGCCGCATCAGCTCGGGCAACAGCCTGCAGCTGATCATGAACGAATGCAGCTCGTGCCCCGCGCCGTTCGGCGGTCAGGCCACGCGCCAAGGCTCGGACGGCACCTACACCTGGGTGAGCAGCGCCAGCCTCTTCACCGTGCGATACCGTGCGGTGGGCACCACCGATTGGACCGTGATCAGCAACGTGGATGAGGCCACCGTGACCGTGAGCGGACTCGACCCCTGCCTGGCCTACGAGTTCCAGGCGGAAGCCGAGTGCAGCGGCGAATTCAGCGGGTTCTCCCAGACCACCGTGCTGCAAGGCCCGCCGAGCACGCCGCCTGCCATCACGCCCAGCGGCTTCACCACCTTCTGCGCGGGATCGCCCTTCACGCTCACCAGCAGCATCGCGAACGACATTTCCTGGAGCTCCGGGCAGACCTCTGCGAGCATTTCCCCCACGGAGAGCGGCACCTACACCGTCACCTTCGACAACGGCTGCGGCACCCTCACCTCCGCACCGGTGGAAGTCACCGTGCTCGAGGCGCCAGCCGCACCGACCTCCAATAATGTGCAATTGCCCGGCCCCGGCACCGCTACCCTGAACGCCACCGGGAGCAACATCACCTGGTACGATGCGCCTGCCGGGGGCAACGCCGTGGGCAGCGGCAACAGCTGGGAGACGCCCATCGTGAATGCCACCACCAGCTTCTGGTGCAGCGCGGCCACCACCAACGGCGTGGTGAGCAGCTATGGTGCGAAGACGAACAACACCACCAGCGGGCAGTACCACACCAACAGCAACAACTACCAGCTCTTCACCGCCAACCAGCTCTTCAGCATCCGCAGCGTGAAGGTTTACGCCAATGCGGCGGGTAACCGCACCATCGCCCTGGTCGATGGCGGCGGCAACGTGATCCAGCAGGGCACCTTCAGCATCCCGAATGGCGAGAGCCGCGTGAACCTCAACTTCACCGTGCCCGGCCCCGGCAACTACGGACTCCGGTTGACCGGCAACACGGTGGGCCTCTGGCGCGATGGCGTGGGCAGCGCGCAGGCGTATCCGTATGCGCTAGGCGCATTCGGCAGCATGACCGGCAGCACGGCCACCGGGGGCAACGCCACGGCCTATTACTACTTCTTCTACGATTGGGAAGTGAGCCTGCCCTACGTGGCGTGCGAGAGCGACCGCGTGCAGGTCACGGTGGAATTGCCGCAGGGCGTTGATGAGCAGGCTGCAGGCGGCGTGCGCATCTTCCCGCATCCGGCGGACCGCGACTTCTTCGTGGACGTGACCGGCGAATGGGCACAGGGCCGCCTGAGCTTCGAGCTGATCGACGCCACCGGCCGCCGGGTGCTCACCAAGCGGATCGACAACGGACGCGCCACCATCACCACGGCCTTGCTGGCCAATGGCATCTATGGCTACCGGATCATGCGCGATGGCGAGCCGTTGCGCGCGGGCCGGATCATCGTGGAGCACCTGTACTGA